The DNA sequence CGCTGGATCTTCGCGCAGAACGTGCCGGCGTTCCAGCAGCGCGAATACTGCGGCACGCACACGTTCGAGGAGGGAGCGCGGCTGTTCCAGCTGTCTTCGCACACGCACAAGCGCGGAATCCGCTGGCGCTACTACCAGGCGCCGCAGACACCATGCTCGTCGCCGGCGGCGTGTCCGCCCGGCGATCCCGGCGACATCTTCTACGAGAGCTACGACTACAGCGATCCGCTGGTGCTGAACCCGGATCCTCCCGTTCTCTATTCGGGCAGCGTCGAGAGCCGCACCATCAAGTTCTGCTCGCTGTACGACAACGGCTACACCGATCCTGCCGACGTCAAGATGCAGTCGCGCTCGCCGTACCCGACCGGCACGACGCTGGTTGGCGGCCCGTGCAGCGACTCGGCGGTTCGCTGCATGGGCGGCCCCAACTTCAATCAGCTCTGCCACGGCAACGACTACGAGTGTCCGCAGTCGACGTGCGATGCGTGTCCGCTGCTCGGCGGCGTGACGACCGAAGACGAGATGTTCATCGCCGTCGGCAGCTACTACATCGCTCCCTGAGCGGCGACGCGTTGACCGGCCACGCACCGCCACACCGGCGCCGGCACGCCGTGGACGCGGGAACATCACGATGGCCGCAGCTGCGCGCGCGCGCGCGACGGCGGTCGCGATGAAGATCGCCACCTACAACGTCAACGGCGTCAACGGGCGCCTGCGGCGCATCCTGGAGTGGCTCCAGGAGACCGCGCCCGACGTCGTGTGCCTGCAGGAGATCAAGACGACCGACGAGAAGTGCCCGGCGCAGGCGCTGGCCAGCGCCGGCTACCACTCGATCTGGCACGGCCAGCGTTCGCACCACGGCGTGGCGATCCTGTCGCGCGGACGGAGACCGGTGGAGCGCCGCCGCGGCCTTCCGCAGAGCGGGAGCGAGGATGCCGAGGCCCGTTATCTGGAGGCGGAGGTGGCAGGCATCGTCGTCGCGTCGATCTATCTGCCCAACGGCAACCCGCAGCCGGGCCCCCGGTTCGATTACAAGCTGGCGTGGATGGAGCGGCTGATCGCTCACGCGCAGACGCTGATCGACTGCGGCAGGCCCGTGGTGCTCGCCGGCGATTTCAACGTCGTCCCCACCGACTTCGACATCTACGACGCCTGGGCATGGCAGCTCGACGCGGTCACGCAGCCCGAGACGCGCCAGGCCTACCGGCGGCTGCTGTCGCAGGGATGGATCGACTCGCACCGTCACCTGCACCCGGCGGACCGGATCTACACGTTCTGGGTCAACGCCCACGCGTTCCGCCGCAACGCCGGCTTTCGCATGGACTTCCTGCTGCTCAGCCCGAGCCTTGCCCCGCTTCTGGCAGCGGCGGAGGTCGACGCGCCATTTCGCGGCCGCGAAGGCGCCAGCGATCACGCGCCGACGTGGATCGAGCTCGAGGAGCCCGGGCGCTGACTGCCGATTGCGTCGCCTCATGGAATGGGCGAGGTCTGTGCACATCCCATCGCATGCAGGAGAGCTTCCATGATCGGCTACGTCACTTTGGGAACCAACGACATCGAGCGCGCCGCCGGCTTCTACGACACGCTGCTCGGCACGCTCGGCGCCAGGCGCGTTATGGACATGGGCACGTTCATCCTGTGGGGCGTCGACCCGACGAAAGGGATGCTGGCCGTTACCAGGCCATACGACGGCAACGCCGCCACCGTCGGCAACGGCGTGATGGTCGCGCTTGCCGTCGATTCCAAAGAAAAGGTCGATGCGGTGTACGCCAAGGCCCGCGAGCTCGGCGCAGCCGACGAAGGCGCGCCCGGACCACGCGGCGGCAACTTCTACGCGGGCTATTTCCGCGACCTCGACGGCAACAAGCTCAACGCGTACTTCGTCGGCTGACCGGCAAGACGGCGCGCCCCGAGCAGGCCAGGCTGCGCCGTGTCGCGCCGGCGGCGCAGCGGCGCCCGGCTCGCCAACACAGGTGCCGACGGCCGCTCCGCGCTGGCTCGCGGCAGTCAGGCTACACTGGCTTTCATGCCGGCCACCGACCTGCTCCATTTCGCGCTGACCTCGTTCGTCACGCTGCTGGTCGTCATCGACCCATTCGGCACGGTGCCGATCTTCACGTCGCTGACGAACCACCTGGCGATCGAAGAGCGCAAGCGAGTGCTGCGGCGCGCGGTCGCGCTCGCATTCGGGATCGCGCTGTTCTTCCTGCTGGCGGGCCGCGCCCTGCTCGGCTACCTCGGCGTCAGCGTGCATGCCTTCGGCATCAGCGGCGGAATCCTGCTGTTCGCGGTCGCCATGCCCATGCTCTTCGGCCATCGGCCCGGGCTGCAGGCGCCCGAGCAGAGCGAGCATTCCACGCGCGGCGAGGACCTGGCCGTGTTCCCGCTGGCGATCCCCCTGCTGTCGGGCCCCGGCACCATCGCCACCATCCTGCTGCTGACGGCCGACGCCGACGGCGATCTCGCGCGGCTGCTCGTGATCGCCGCCGCCGTGGCCGCCATCTTCGCGATCACGCTGATCGTGCTCCGGCTGGGCGAACGCTTCCTGCACCGCATGGGTACCGGCAAGGTGCACATGGTCACACGCGTGATGGGCATCGTGCTGGCTGCGCTGGCCGTTCAGTACGTGCTCGACGGCGTCGCCGGCTACTACCGCTCCCTGCTGTGACCCGAGTGCTCCCGCA is a window from the Candidatus Limnocylindrales bacterium genome containing:
- a CDS encoding MarC family protein; this encodes MPATDLLHFALTSFVTLLVVIDPFGTVPIFTSLTNHLAIEERKRVLRRAVALAFGIALFFLLAGRALLGYLGVSVHAFGISGGILLFAVAMPMLFGHRPGLQAPEQSEHSTRGEDLAVFPLAIPLLSGPGTIATILLLTADADGDLARLLVIAAAVAAIFAITLIVLRLGERFLHRMGTGKVHMVTRVMGIVLAALAVQYVLDGVAGYYRSLL
- a CDS encoding VOC family protein; amino-acid sequence: MIGYVTLGTNDIERAAGFYDTLLGTLGARRVMDMGTFILWGVDPTKGMLAVTRPYDGNAATVGNGVMVALAVDSKEKVDAVYAKARELGAADEGAPGPRGGNFYAGYFRDLDGNKLNAYFVG
- the xth gene encoding exodeoxyribonuclease III, with product MAAAARARATAVAMKIATYNVNGVNGRLRRILEWLQETAPDVVCLQEIKTTDEKCPAQALASAGYHSIWHGQRSHHGVAILSRGRRPVERRRGLPQSGSEDAEARYLEAEVAGIVVASIYLPNGNPQPGPRFDYKLAWMERLIAHAQTLIDCGRPVVLAGDFNVVPTDFDIYDAWAWQLDAVTQPETRQAYRRLLSQGWIDSHRHLHPADRIYTFWVNAHAFRRNAGFRMDFLLLSPSLAPLLAAAEVDAPFRGREGASDHAPTWIELEEPGR